The Chryseobacterium phocaeense genome includes the window GTATTGCCGGGTGGCTTTTTAGTACCCCGAATAAAGGACATGTTAAATCCTCGAATAATCTTGAAAGTGAGCATTAAATGAGTATAAAAAATATCACTGTAAATGGGAATTATGTTAAATGAATTCACATTGGTTCTGTTTTTAATTTGTTGATTTTTAAATCATTAAAGCATTGAAGTATCTGAGTAGTATGTGGTTTTATATGACTTTTAATAGAGTAATAATAGTTTTGTCTTTGTAAGCGGATCTGTATTTTTAATGCATTCATGATAAACAAAACAGTAGAATGATGAATTTTTATTTGTGTTGTGCTGAATTTCATGTGAATTGATAAAAAGTTCCCGTTTCTTAAGTTACACTAAATAAGTTGAACGAACTATAATATACTATCTGTTTTATGAAAAAAAGAATTTTATTAGTGGGCGTTTTGGCCGCAGGATTTACATCTGTTTACGGTCAGCGCTGGGAGCCGGCCAGACAGAGAACTTCTGAAATCAGAAAGAATGTGGAGATTAAGCAGGCATACAATGTGGATATTACATCGCTTAGAAATCTTCTGAAAGACGCGGTAGAAACCGGAAAAGGAGCAAAGCCTGTAATTATTTCCTTACCGACTGCCGAAGGGAAAATTGAAAAATTTGCAGTCTACAGTAATCCTGTCATGGAAAAATCTCTGGCAGACAGATATCAGCTGGGTTCCTATGTAGGTGCAGGAATAGATGATCCTTCCAAATATGTAAGGTTCAGTACTTCTCCTACAGATATGCAGTCTATGATTATTAAAGATGGCGTATTTCAGTTTATAGAGCCTATCTCTGCAGATAAAAAGACTTATGGGGTTTTCTATAAAACAAAAAAAACCGTCGGGGAGCATGGTTTTGAATGTGGTACAGGGGAAAGAGATTTAAAAGACATAAAACTTCTGGAAGAGAACGGAAAAAAAAATCTTTCTAATGTAGGTATTACCAGCAGACCTGCCAGTACAAAATACAGAACATACAGATTGGCCATATCCGTAACAGGTGAATATACACAGTTTCACGGAGGCACACCGGCCGGGGCACTTACTGCCATAAATAATACCATGAGCCGTGTGAATGGAATCTATGAAAAAGATTTTGGAATTCATTTAACCGTTCAGGACTTACCGGCAATCATTTATACCAATGCTGCTACTGATCCCTATTCAGATTCCGGGCCGGGTGTAGATGATTACTTGTGGAGTAGTGAACTGGCAACTAATTTAAGCACCAATGTGGGAAGTGGATTATTTGACATCGGCCACTTGTTCGGAGCTTCAGGAGGAGGCGGTATGGCAGGATGCATAGGATGTGTGTGCAGTGACGATACTGCGCTGGACGGTGACGGAATTCCTTCCAATTACAAAGGCGCGGGATTTACTTCTCCTGCAGACGATGTGCCACAGGGAGATTCATTCGATATAGATTATGTTGCTCATGAAATGGGACATCAGTTTGGTGGAAACCATACCTTTTCACATAATTCTGAAAACAGCATGGCAAATGTTGAGCCGGGCGGAGGAACTACGATCATGGCTTACGCAGGAATTACCCACGATAATGTACAGATGGTAAGTAACCCTTATTTCCATTACAAAAGTATTGACCAGATCATGACCAATATGGAAGGGAAAGCAGGGTGCGGAGTTGCCGTAGATATTACCAACAATACAGCACCGGTTATTTCTCCGCTTACTGCTTATACAATTCCGAAAGGAACAGCTTATTACCTGGATGCAACAGCAGTGGATGCCGAAGGAGATGCTGTAAAATACACATGGGAGCAGAATAATTCTGTAAACACGCAGGCAACGATTTCCGGAGACAGTGGCTGGGGCTACAATACCCAAGGGGCTTTAGCCAGATCTTTTACAGGCACAGCCGCAGGAAGAAGATATTTCCCTAAAATGGAAACAGTAATGAACGGTTCTCTGACGAACAAACAAGACTGGGAAACTGTTTCTTATATTCCTAGAGCACTCAATTACGCACTAACCGTAAGGGATGAGAATGCGCAGCGTCCCATGCACTCTTCGGCGGAAATTGCACTTACTGTAGGAAACGATGGGCCATTCAAATTTAATGGACTTACAACTGCAACCGTTTTGTATAATAATGCATCCAACACCATCAGCTGGGATCCTGCCAATACCAATGCAGCCCCATATAATGTAACCAATGTAAAAATTGATTATACAGCTGACAACGGAACAACATGGACAGATCTTGCAGCTTCTGTACCTAATACAGGAAGTTATGCAGTTCAGATGCCTGCAAGTCTTACCGGTGCCGTTAAGCTTAGAATATCTGCATTAGGAAATGTGTTTTATGCAGTGTCACCCGCCATAACAGTAGGAACAGCTCCAACTTCTGCAGGAGCACCTACAGGAGTTTCTTCCATCGATAAGGAAATTTTCAAAACAACTGCCAGAATATCTTGGAACAGTGTACCAGGAGCAAATACCTATTCAGTAAATTACAGAAAACAAGGTGAAACGAACTGGCAAAATGTTTCAAGCCCTACAAATTCTATCGTACTGACCAATCTTGAAGATGAGAAGAATTATGAAGTAAGGGTAGCAGCTGTAGTAAATAGCGTAACCGGAGATTTCTCAGCAGATTATGCCTTCAAAACCAAAGGCTTATTGACTGGAGTAGATTATTGCATACTGAATTCAGGAAAATCAGATTATGCAGCGGTAAGAAGTATTAAAGTTGCTAATGTTGATTATCAGGATGCTACGTTCAGGTCTTATAAAGATCTGAGTACAGATCTTACCAAAACGATCAATCTGACTAAAGGTACAGCATACACCGCGGAAACAAGTATTCTTTCATCTCCGGGATATGGAGGAAGGTCTGTTAATGCATCTGTATGGATTGATTATAACAGAAACGGAGTATTTGAAACTTCAGAAAAAGTAGGGCAGGTAGCAGGTGGATTTCAAAATGGTCCTTCCGTTATCACCGGGTTAAACATTCCCTTTACGGTACCCGCTACAGCCTATGCAGGAGATAAACTGCTGCGAATGAGAATCGTTGTCAAAAATGGAACCGGAGCATTAGCTAATATTTGTGGTTCAATTGCAGGAGGCGGCATTATGGATCTTCCTGTAAGAATCACAAGTGCATTGGCTGTAAACGAAGTGAACAATACAAAATCAGAACTCTCCATTTATCCGAATCCTGCTGATACCTATGTAGAAGTGAAGAACATCAAAGGAAAAGCAGATTACAAAATCTACAGTGCAGATGGAAGGCTGGCTCAGGAAGGAAAACTGGATGGGCAAAGAATAAATGTAGCAGCATTGGTAAAAGGAGTGTATGTGATCTCAGTAACAAGTGAGACCGATACGTTCAGCACCAAGCTGATCAAAAAATAAAAGTGAGATGCTTATTAATGAAAGGCAGGTGATTGGTCTGTCCTGAATAAAAGCGAAATTTCATGGTACCTTTTGTAACGAAAGAGTCCGGTATTCCGGACTCTTTCTATTTTTATACGTTCTTAATCAATCGGTTCCCAAAGTTGGATTTTGTTTCCTTCAAGATCAAGAATGTGAATGAATTTCCCGTAATCATACGTTTCAATGCTGTCTACAATCGTTACATTTTCCTTTTTCAGTTCTTCTACAAGTGCTTCCAGATTATCTACCCTGTAGTTGATCATAAAATCCTTCTCAGAAGGTTCGAAGTATTTTGTGGTCTCGGAAAAAGGGGCCCACTGGGTCAGTCCTTTTTTAGAAGGATCTTCACTTTCACGCCATTCAAAGCTGGTGCCGTAAGGGCTTGTTTCAAGGCCCAGATGGGTTTTATACCATTCATTCATAGCGCCCGGATCTTTTGATTTGAAAAGGATACCTCCGATTCCTGTTACTTTTTTCATGTCTATTTTTTTAATCGTTAGAATATAGGATAATGGAAATTTGATTTTTATTTCCTACTGTTTTCAAATATATGTAAAACTTTTTCATCAGACTCTTCTTTTGATTTTAAATTATTAATGACCTGTATACCATAATACAAATTGAAAAGCTATTGATTTACAGGGTTGTAAAAGATCCTGTTCAGATAGATGAAAAAAGTATTTGGGGGTAATTTCCTGAAATGCTTACATTTGGACCTAACCAGATCATTTATGAAAAAAAATATACTAACCCTTTTCGGTTGCATGGGAATATTTCTGTCCGTCTTTTTGGCCGGAAGCTGTTCAAAAGAAGAAAAAAAACAGGAACCTGTACAGAAAAATATCTCACCAACGACTGCCGTAAACGTGCCTGAGTCCGCCGGAAACTTTATTGAAACTAAAAAAGACGTAACAGATTTTGTTCCGGAAGGCTATACTATTTTTGAGAAAAAGTTTGGAAATCTGAACAAAGACGGCACAGAAGACTGTATGCTCATCATCAAAAAAGTAGATCCGGCGAATATCGTGACCGATGAACATCGCGGAAAGCTGGATATGAACCGCCGCGGCCTCATTATTTTATTTAAGAAAAACGACGGCTATGAACTTGCCTCCAAAAACTACAGCTGTTTCTCTTCAGAAAACGAAGAAGGAGGGGTCTACTATGCCCCGGAACTGGATGTTTATGCTGAGAAAGAAAAGCTCTATATTCATTATGCCCATGGCAGATATGGCTACTGGACCTACACTTTCAGGTATGGAAATTCAGATTTTGAGCTGATAGGCTATGATGGCAGTTCAAATTCAGGTCCAAGGGTAAACAGCGCCACCAGTATCAATTTTTTAACAGGAAAACGGCTTGACAGGACAAACGTTAATGAAGGGGCAGAAGGCGGTGATGAAGTATATGAAGATACCTGGAAAAAAGAGAAACCTACAAAGCTGATGACCCTTTCAGAGATCAAAGATTTTGACGAGCTGGATTTTTTGGAAGACTAATCTGATTTATGAGATTAAAAAGATGATTATAAGATTCCCGCAGATCAGGCTGATTATGCAGATTTTAAAATTGAAAACAAAGAGATTAAGCCTGCTTAATCGAACCAATTGAAAATTGATTCCCTCTTTGCTATCTTGAAATATACATTAATATTAACCTTCGTTATAAAACTTATTGTACTTGTGAACTGATTCTCACTTGTAACTCCAAACGGAGTTTAAAATAAATAATCCTTAGACCAATGGGTAACTCATGGTAATTTATAGTTAAAAAGATCTGCGGAAATCCGTGTAGATATGTGGTGAAAAAAATCTGCTTTATTTACAAAATATGCGCGATGTTTTTACTTATTCTTTTGTCTTGAAACAAAAGAATCAAAAATTCAAGACTGGGAAACTTCCGCTAAAAATAAATCCTGTTCTCTAAAAATTCTAAAACTTGCGCGGATTCTCTATTTGTTCTTCGGTTCAATATCAGTTTCGCGCTTCGGGCAGTAGAATTTTCTTAACGTTCACAGGATCTATTTTCTTAACGCTCCATTTTCCTATGTCGGTTTCATGCGGTTGTAAAAAATCAATTTTTTGCAAAAAAATCTGCTTTATCTGCAAAATCTGCGTGATATTTTTCTAATAAATAATTTTTGTTTGATTACGTCGAATCTTTGATTTCAGGACAAAAGAATTTTCAAATATTTTTTTTAACCACAGATTTTCTGATTGTGTACGATCAAATTAAGTTTCACACTTTAAGAAATTCACTTACAAGTAAAATTCACAACTGGCCATTCACTTTCTAAAGCCGTACACTCATACCCTGAACTTCCTCTGCGGAAAAGCCATAGATCTGCGGAGTTTTCACATCTAAAAGATTCAGGTAAATATATAATTCGGCTCTGTGGTGGAT containing:
- a CDS encoding VOC family protein; translation: MKKVTGIGGILFKSKDPGAMNEWYKTHLGLETSPYGTSFEWRESEDPSKKGLTQWAPFSETTKYFEPSEKDFMINYRVDNLEALVEELKKENVTIVDSIETYDYGKFIHILDLEGNKIQLWEPID
- a CDS encoding reprolysin-like metallopeptidase, with amino-acid sequence MKKRILLVGVLAAGFTSVYGQRWEPARQRTSEIRKNVEIKQAYNVDITSLRNLLKDAVETGKGAKPVIISLPTAEGKIEKFAVYSNPVMEKSLADRYQLGSYVGAGIDDPSKYVRFSTSPTDMQSMIIKDGVFQFIEPISADKKTYGVFYKTKKTVGEHGFECGTGERDLKDIKLLEENGKKNLSNVGITSRPASTKYRTYRLAISVTGEYTQFHGGTPAGALTAINNTMSRVNGIYEKDFGIHLTVQDLPAIIYTNAATDPYSDSGPGVDDYLWSSELATNLSTNVGSGLFDIGHLFGASGGGGMAGCIGCVCSDDTALDGDGIPSNYKGAGFTSPADDVPQGDSFDIDYVAHEMGHQFGGNHTFSHNSENSMANVEPGGGTTIMAYAGITHDNVQMVSNPYFHYKSIDQIMTNMEGKAGCGVAVDITNNTAPVISPLTAYTIPKGTAYYLDATAVDAEGDAVKYTWEQNNSVNTQATISGDSGWGYNTQGALARSFTGTAAGRRYFPKMETVMNGSLTNKQDWETVSYIPRALNYALTVRDENAQRPMHSSAEIALTVGNDGPFKFNGLTTATVLYNNASNTISWDPANTNAAPYNVTNVKIDYTADNGTTWTDLAASVPNTGSYAVQMPASLTGAVKLRISALGNVFYAVSPAITVGTAPTSAGAPTGVSSIDKEIFKTTARISWNSVPGANTYSVNYRKQGETNWQNVSSPTNSIVLTNLEDEKNYEVRVAAVVNSVTGDFSADYAFKTKGLLTGVDYCILNSGKSDYAAVRSIKVANVDYQDATFRSYKDLSTDLTKTINLTKGTAYTAETSILSSPGYGGRSVNASVWIDYNRNGVFETSEKVGQVAGGFQNGPSVITGLNIPFTVPATAYAGDKLLRMRIVVKNGTGALANICGSIAGGGIMDLPVRITSALAVNEVNNTKSELSIYPNPADTYVEVKNIKGKADYKIYSADGRLAQEGKLDGQRINVAALVKGVYVISVTSETDTFSTKLIKK